In one window of Lynx canadensis isolate LIC74 chromosome B3, mLynCan4.pri.v2, whole genome shotgun sequence DNA:
- the BCL2L10 gene encoding bcl-2-like protein 10 isoform X2, with protein MADALRERTAQLLTDYLEYCARDPGSPARTPSTPEAAVLRYLAAQIRQRHQRFLSAYRGYRGNRVELVARLEQDLLSNPQTLSWGHVVALLTFAGTLLERPPPGTYLNLTPAQQQELEWEANVGQDCQHLVALLCNRLTGRHRAWLEAHDGWDGFCLFFSPMLPSSWRRLLVQALLSCFTVMTLIYFWRRLL; from the exons ATGGCTGACGCGTTGAGGGAGCGCACGGCGCAGCTATTGACTGACTACCTGGAGTACTGCGCCCGGGACCCCGGCAGCCCCGCGCGGACGCCGTCCACGCCCGAGGCCGCGGTGCTGCGCTACCTGGCCGCCCAGATACGGCAGCGCCACCAGCGTTTCTTGTCGGCTTACCGCGGCTACCGCGGAAACCGCGTGGAACTGGTGGCGCGGTTGGAGCAGGATTTACTCTCCAACCCCCAAACCCTCAGCTGGGGCCATGTGGTAGCGCTCTTGACCTTCGCGGGGACGCTGCTGGAGAGACCGCCGCCGGGGACCTACTTGAACCTGACGCCGGCCCAGCAACAGGAGCTGGAGTGGGAGGCCAACGTTGGCCAGGACTGCCAGCACCTGGTGGCTTTGCTCTGCAATCGGCTCACCGGACGGCATCGCGCCTGGCTGGAGGCTCACGACGGCTgg GATGGCTTTTGTCTCTTCTTCTCACCCATGCTGCCATCTTCTTGGAGAAGACTGCTGGTCCAGGCTCTTCTGTCATGCTTTACAGTAATGACCTTAATCTACTTCTGGAGAAGATTATTGTGA